The following are from one region of the Ktedonobacteraceae bacterium genome:
- the hpnH gene encoding adenosyl-hopene transferase HpnH: MAVTLRQNLRIGAYIIKQRLKGREKFPLVLQLEPLYQCNLACAGCGKIQHPQDILARRLSVQQCIDAVEECGAPIVSIAGGEPLIHREIDQIAAALIERKRFVYLCTNAILMGKKLDLFKPSPYFSWSVHIDGLRERHDESVARQGVFDKAIAAIKEAKRRGFRVTTNTTFFTQDDARSIRDVLDFLNDDLQVDAMQISPGYAYEKAPDQEHFLGVARTREIFRQAFADGRRKKWRLNHSPLFLDFLEGKVDFACTAWGIPSYSVLGWQRPCYLMADGYVSSYQELIETTPWENYGRGRDPRCANCMAHCGYEPTAVIATTNSPRETIRATVDVLRDGLQTSFHKK; the protein is encoded by the coding sequence ATGGCGGTCACGTTACGACAAAATCTACGAATTGGGGCGTATATTATCAAGCAGCGTTTGAAGGGTCGCGAGAAGTTTCCGCTGGTGTTACAGCTTGAACCGCTCTACCAGTGCAACCTGGCCTGCGCGGGCTGCGGTAAGATACAGCACCCACAGGACATCCTGGCGCGGCGGCTGTCGGTGCAGCAGTGTATCGACGCGGTTGAGGAGTGCGGCGCGCCAATCGTTTCTATCGCCGGGGGAGAGCCGCTGATCCATCGCGAGATCGATCAAATCGCGGCGGCGTTGATAGAGCGCAAGCGCTTTGTCTACCTGTGTACCAACGCCATCCTCATGGGCAAGAAGCTCGATCTGTTTAAACCTTCGCCGTATTTTTCCTGGTCGGTTCACATCGATGGCTTGAGGGAGCGCCATGACGAATCGGTTGCCAGGCAAGGCGTATTCGATAAGGCGATTGCGGCAATCAAGGAAGCCAAGCGCCGGGGATTTCGCGTGACCACCAACACCACATTTTTTACCCAGGACGATGCGCGCAGCATCCGTGACGTACTTGATTTCCTGAACGACGACTTGCAGGTAGATGCGATGCAAATTTCGCCCGGCTATGCCTACGAGAAAGCTCCCGATCAGGAACATTTTCTCGGTGTTGCGCGGACGCGTGAGATCTTTCGCCAGGCCTTCGCGGATGGCAGGCGCAAGAAGTGGCGTCTAAACCACTCCCCGCTCTTCCTGGACTTTCTGGAGGGCAAAGTTGATTTTGCCTGCACCGCCTGGGGTATTCCCAGCTACTCGGTACTGGGCTGGCAGCGACCCTGTTATCTGATGGCGGATGGATATGTTAGCTCTTACCAGGAACTGATCGAGACCACGCCGTGGGAAAATTATGGACGCGGCAGGGACCCCCGGTGCGCCAATTGCATGGCGCACTGCGGCTATGAGCCAACCGCGGTGATAGCTACCACGAATTCGCCCCGCGAGACGATACGCGCTACAGTTGATGTGCTACGTGATGGCCTGCAAACGAGCTTTCACAAAAAGTAG
- a CDS encoding NAD-dependent epimerase/dehydratase family protein: MNGNTKLMAEQLQEVSGAGEEVFLTGASGFVGSHVLRALLVAQYRVRALVRPGSRPLPPLEGCTAIVGDIERPGELIQHMNGCRYLVHVAALYSFLPGMHRKMFETNVVGCAGLLEAAHLAGVERAVVTSSSSTVGPSHNGRPATEDDWDVETDASAYHRSKLEQARVALAAQVPVVLVLPTAPVGPGDWKPTPTGKMIVDFMRGRIFATLGGGMNVVAVEDVARAHVLALQRGRPRERYLVGGENLTLSQLWERLAKICGRPAPTARIPYHLALSLGWADEFRCKLLRGGKGGMAAPLIPLEGVRMARHHMYVSCVKAQSELGYEATSVTAALERAVRWYSDNGYAT; the protein is encoded by the coding sequence ATGAATGGCAATACAAAACTGATGGCTGAGCAGTTACAGGAAGTGAGCGGCGCGGGAGAAGAGGTCTTCTTGACGGGAGCCAGTGGCTTTGTAGGCAGTCATGTCCTTCGCGCGTTACTGGTGGCTCAATATCGCGTGCGCGCGCTGGTACGTCCGGGTTCCAGGCCGCTGCCCCCGCTAGAGGGCTGTACGGCTATCGTGGGTGATATCGAACGCCCTGGTGAGCTTATCCAGCATATGAACGGCTGCCGCTATCTCGTACACGTCGCTGCCCTTTACTCCTTCCTGCCGGGCATGCACCGCAAGATGTTTGAAACAAATGTGGTTGGCTGTGCCGGGCTGCTTGAAGCTGCCCACCTGGCAGGGGTGGAACGTGCGGTTGTCACTTCAAGTTCGTCCACCGTTGGGCCGAGTCATAATGGGCGTCCCGCGACCGAGGATGATTGGGATGTTGAAACGGATGCCTCAGCGTACCATCGTTCTAAGCTGGAGCAGGCGCGAGTAGCGCTAGCTGCCCAGGTGCCGGTCGTACTTGTCTTGCCGACGGCGCCTGTTGGTCCGGGAGATTGGAAGCCTACACCGACGGGCAAGATGATCGTGGACTTTATGCGCGGGCGCATTTTTGCCACATTGGGTGGTGGAATGAATGTGGTGGCGGTGGAAGATGTGGCGAGGGCACATGTGCTGGCGTTGCAGCGGGGTCGTCCACGGGAACGCTATCTGGTAGGCGGTGAGAATCTCACTTTATCGCAACTGTGGGAACGCCTGGCTAAGATTTGCGGTCGCCCTGCTCCAACGGCTCGCATTCCCTATCACCTGGCACTTTCACTGGGCTGGGCGGACGAATTCCGTTGCAAACTTTTACGTGGCGGAAAAGGTGGCATGGCCGCGCCGCTCATTCCTCTAGAAGGTGTGCGCATGGCTCGTCATCATATGTACGTCAGTTGCGTCAAGGCTCAATCTGAGCTTGGTTATGAGGCGACATCCGTGACCGCGGCCCTGGAACGGGCCGTGCGATGGTATAGCGATAACGGATATGCCACGTAA
- a CDS encoding phytoene/squalene synthase family protein, producing the protein MSSGENALDMLRETSRTFFIPISHLPAGLQDAVMSGYLCLRAIDEVEDHPDLDNQAKATVLHSISRILQTTFTAGDFEIAFGHYQRELPEVTLRIAEWAMLAPLTIAPRIWEATATMADRMAHWAESGWTIQTEADLDRYTFGVAGSVGLLLSDLWGWYNGTQTNRMHAVGFGRGLQAVNILRNHEEDMKRGVDFFPAGWRTGDMDAYARRNLALADTYTDALPAGPVLEFCRLPLALAYATLDSMARGDGKLSRKAVLEIVAQCYEGRPVVQ; encoded by the coding sequence GTGAGTAGTGGTGAAAATGCACTGGATATGTTGAGAGAAACCAGCAGGACATTCTTTATCCCTATAAGTCACTTACCCGCCGGGTTGCAGGATGCGGTCATGTCGGGCTATTTATGCCTTCGCGCTATCGATGAAGTAGAAGACCATCCTGACCTGGATAATCAGGCGAAGGCAACGGTATTGCACTCCATCAGCCGGATATTGCAAACAACCTTTACTGCTGGCGATTTTGAAATAGCATTTGGCCACTACCAACGGGAGCTTCCAGAGGTAACGCTTCGCATCGCTGAATGGGCAATGCTCGCACCCCTGACCATTGCCCCGCGCATATGGGAGGCTACGGCAACCATGGCGGACCGCATGGCGCACTGGGCGGAAAGTGGTTGGACGATTCAAACGGAGGCAGACCTGGACCGTTACACGTTTGGGGTCGCCGGCTCGGTGGGCCTGTTACTATCGGATCTGTGGGGCTGGTACAACGGGACGCAGACAAATCGTATGCATGCCGTTGGATTCGGGCGTGGCTTGCAGGCCGTCAATATCCTGCGCAACCACGAAGAAGACATGAAGCGTGGTGTAGACTTTTTCCCCGCCGGTTGGCGTACCGGGGACATGGATGCTTACGCGCGGCGCAATCTGGCTCTGGCCGATACTTATACTGATGCGCTTCCTGCCGGACCCGTGTTAGAATTTTGCAGGCTTCCGCTTGCCCTGGCCTATGCGACCCTGGATTCTATGGCTAGAGGTGATGGCAAGCTTAGCCGCAAAGCCGTACTTGAGATCGTGGCTCAATGCTACGAGGGGAGGCCGGTAGTTCAATAA
- a CDS encoding polyprenyl synthetase family protein: MQYHLGWVDQRFHHLDDHAGKLIRPNLLLLSYELAWAQEQHSSTNLPALSLRPALPAAAVIELAHNFTLLHDDIEDGDVERRHRPTVWAIWGIPQAILAGDAMFALSRLHIWKVLDEGVEPATALNLAKLFDTTLLKLTEGQYLDMSFERQLQVSLTSYEEMICRKTALLMRCATEMGAILGTRNQEVIECLARFGQALGFAFQVRDDMLGVWATEEESGKLPLGDIYRRKKSLPILHAFHHAQPDDQQAITKIYDQDEPITQEQAQEILAIFERTQTREYCKQFLAQHCQEARKALALVAADNELANRARSDLEAIIDFIQEN; this comes from the coding sequence ATGCAATATCATCTTGGTTGGGTCGATCAGCGGTTTCATCATTTAGATGACCACGCGGGCAAATTGATACGCCCTAATCTTCTGCTACTCAGTTACGAACTGGCCTGGGCGCAGGAACAGCATTCTTCGACCAATCTCCCTGCATTGTCTCTGCGACCGGCGCTTCCCGCCGCCGCGGTAATAGAACTGGCGCATAATTTTACGCTGCTGCATGATGATATTGAAGATGGAGATGTCGAGCGTCGCCACCGCCCCACAGTCTGGGCCATATGGGGAATACCCCAGGCAATCCTTGCTGGAGATGCTATGTTCGCGCTGTCTCGCCTCCATATCTGGAAGGTATTGGATGAGGGAGTAGAGCCTGCAACAGCCCTAAATCTGGCGAAACTATTTGATACAACTTTACTCAAGCTGACAGAAGGTCAATATCTTGATATGTCCTTTGAACGGCAGTTGCAGGTTTCTCTCACAAGCTATGAGGAGATGATCTGCCGCAAAACAGCCTTATTGATGCGCTGTGCGACGGAGATGGGGGCTATACTCGGAACCCGCAACCAGGAGGTCATCGAGTGCCTGGCTCGCTTTGGCCAGGCATTGGGGTTTGCATTTCAGGTGCGAGATGATATGCTCGGAGTCTGGGCTACCGAGGAAGAATCTGGCAAACTGCCACTCGGCGATATCTACCGGCGCAAGAAAAGCCTGCCCATCCTGCATGCTTTCCACCACGCGCAGCCCGACGATCAGCAGGCAATCACAAAGATATATGACCAGGATGAACCGATCACACAGGAACAGGCACAAGAGATTCTAGCCATTTTTGAACGAACACAGACCCGCGAGTATTGCAAGCAATTTCTTGCGCAACATTGTCAGGAGGCACGAAAGGCACTTGCTCTGGTGGCCGCTGACAACGAGCTTGCCAATCGTGCCCGCTCTGACCTCGAAGCAATCATCGATTTTATTCAGGAGAACTGA
- a CDS encoding amidase, whose translation MLIAPAPLAEIAAALRTDRVSLQAYIDEICDRIDAVEPRIHALLPEPERRSRLLADARALQARFPDPTNRPPLYGIPVGIKDMFRVDGFLTRAGSKLPPELFAGPEAECVQTLRHAGALILGKTVSTEFAYFEPGPTRNPYNLEYSPGGSSSGSAAAVAAGFCPLALGTQTIGSTIRPAAFCGVIGFKPSFGRISTLGLIKCAESVDTVGFFTQDVAGAMLVASLLCKDWQAVSVPESATLPVLGVPDGPYLAQASPEGLAAFEKQLSLLTSTGYLVRRVTVMQDIEAINARHMRMVAAEMSQVHADWFARYAPLYGRRTAEAIREGQGVSAEELAECRAGRLLLRQELERVMQQNEIDLWVCPSAPGPAPEGITTTGSSIMNLPWTHAGLPAISLPAGRAENGLPLGFQCVGAYMNDERVLTWAGKLGEILKDA comes from the coding sequence ATGTTGATTGCTCCTGCGCCACTGGCTGAAATCGCTGCTGCGCTGCGCACCGATCGGGTGAGTTTGCAAGCCTATATCGATGAAATTTGCGATCGCATTGATGCCGTTGAACCGCGTATTCACGCGCTATTGCCTGAACCAGAACGTCGCTCGCGATTGCTGGCCGATGCCCGGGCATTGCAGGCGCGCTTTCCAGATCCTACCAACCGTCCTCCTCTTTACGGCATTCCGGTGGGCATCAAGGATATGTTTCGTGTTGATGGCTTCCTAACCCGCGCCGGGTCAAAACTTCCTCCAGAATTATTTGCCGGTCCCGAGGCCGAGTGTGTTCAGACACTACGCCATGCTGGGGCCTTGATTTTGGGCAAGACAGTCTCTACAGAGTTTGCGTATTTTGAACCTGGACCGACGCGCAATCCGTATAACTTAGAGTACAGCCCTGGTGGATCGAGCAGTGGTTCCGCTGCTGCTGTCGCGGCGGGCTTCTGTCCGCTGGCTCTTGGCACTCAGACGATTGGTTCGACTATTCGCCCGGCGGCGTTTTGTGGGGTTATCGGCTTTAAACCCAGTTTTGGCCGTATTTCTACACTCGGCCTGATTAAGTGCGCGGAATCGGTAGATACGGTGGGATTTTTTACGCAGGATGTCGCAGGCGCAATGCTGGTTGCCTCATTGCTTTGCAAGGATTGGCAAGCGGTAAGCGTTCCTGAATCCGCCACATTACCGGTCCTTGGCGTGCCTGATGGTCCTTATCTTGCCCAGGCGTCGCCCGAGGGATTAGCGGCTTTCGAGAAGCAGCTATCTCTTCTCACATCCACGGGCTACCTTGTACGGCGAGTCACTGTCATGCAAGATATCGAGGCCATTAATGCCCGGCACATGCGCATGGTTGCAGCCGAGATGTCTCAGGTACATGCGGACTGGTTCGCGAGATATGCGCCCCTTTATGGTCGGCGAACAGCGGAGGCTATTCGTGAGGGACAGGGAGTGAGCGCTGAGGAGCTGGCGGAATGCAGGGCCGGTCGCCTGTTGTTGCGGCAAGAATTGGAGCGAGTGATGCAGCAAAATGAGATTGATCTATGGGTATGCCCCTCCGCTCCCGGGCCGGCGCCGGAGGGAATTACCACAACAGGTAGCTCTATCATGAACTTGCCCTGGACACATGCTGGATTGCCTGCCATCTCGTTGCCGGCAGGACGGGCGGAGAACGGCCTGCCCCTGGGTTTCCAATGCGTAGGAGCTTACATGAACGATGAACGTGTGCTGACCTGGGCGGGAAAGCTGGGTGAAATACTGAAGGACGCTTAA
- a CDS encoding methyltransferase domain-containing protein, protein MTSNVLFANPFSMEDLLVFDDETMRGILGCNGFGLSIETLAIALQGAPDKLVERIKHIMLSARRSDFLQALRRPYSQHQVEAARHDVLDKLFWELTYWKTPELYNELTEGEHLHPGIFKQLEPDIRDKIVLDAGAGSGRASFECVRYGASKVYAVEPSPGLLRILQKKLAKGAEAGRIIPLHGSFEELPLENESVDTALSCSAFTADPAEGGEAGLAEMRRVTKCGGKIVIIWPRVEDYEWLARHGFEHITLPVQGEMYVQFRSLESALRCARRFYAGNEQVANYILERRQPGVPFSVLGLNPPCDYCWLTVE, encoded by the coding sequence ATGACGAGCAATGTTCTGTTTGCAAATCCTTTTTCCATGGAAGACTTGCTGGTCTTTGATGACGAAACAATGCGGGGCATACTTGGCTGCAATGGCTTCGGTCTCTCAATCGAAACGCTGGCAATCGCCCTTCAAGGTGCGCCGGATAAGCTGGTAGAGCGCATCAAGCATATAATGCTATCAGCGCGGCGATCAGATTTTCTACAAGCGCTGCGCCGACCGTATTCACAACATCAGGTAGAGGCGGCTCGTCACGATGTACTGGACAAACTCTTTTGGGAACTGACTTACTGGAAGACGCCTGAGTTATATAATGAACTTACGGAGGGTGAGCACCTGCACCCGGGCATCTTTAAACAATTAGAGCCTGATATTCGTGATAAGATTGTGTTGGATGCAGGAGCAGGCAGTGGAAGAGCCTCGTTCGAGTGCGTTCGTTATGGCGCCAGCAAGGTTTATGCCGTGGAGCCTTCACCTGGCCTGTTACGAATTTTGCAAAAGAAGCTGGCGAAAGGTGCGGAGGCCGGGCGCATCATTCCTTTGCATGGGAGCTTCGAGGAACTTCCTCTGGAAAATGAAAGCGTCGATACGGCACTCTCCTGTTCGGCATTTACTGCCGATCCGGCAGAAGGGGGTGAGGCAGGACTGGCCGAGATGCGGCGAGTGACGAAGTGCGGGGGCAAAATTGTGATTATCTGGCCGCGTGTCGAGGATTATGAGTGGTTGGCACGGCACGGGTTTGAGCATATCACATTGCCGGTACAGGGGGAAATGTACGTGCAGTTCCGCTCATTAGAGAGCGCGTTGCGCTGTGCCAGGCGCTTCTATGCTGGTAATGAGCAGGTCGCTAATTATATACTGGAACGACGGCAGCCAGGGGTTCCATTTTCTGTATTGGGCCTGAATCCGCCGTGTGATTATTGTTGGCTTACTGTCGAGTAA
- a CDS encoding Rieske 2Fe-2S domain-containing protein, which yields MSSEVVSGETKSWADTPPANPPLRHAVSEFVENQSWLDKVADPLQNWLLQLFGQPGEPNRKIKDILNGTWLGHALHPVFTDVPIGSWSATMLLDLLWLFDEDEGIARGADATLVLGLLGAVGSAVTGAADWSDQIGADRRVGMMHGLLNLGITALNVGSWVSRLTGSRRTGIALSTTAYLTSLFSAYLGGELSFAKAVGVNHVAFEGGSDDYVAVMDEKDLVEGKLTRVDVAGIPAVLLKQGSTIYAIGATCTHMGGPLDEGTVKDGVVQCPWHGSCFRMSDGAVVTGPAVYAEANFALRVRNGKIELRRLDHA from the coding sequence ATGTCTTCAGAAGTCGTCTCAGGTGAAACAAAAAGTTGGGCCGATACACCGCCCGCTAATCCACCGCTTCGACATGCCGTCAGCGAGTTTGTTGAGAATCAAAGCTGGCTCGACAAGGTAGCTGACCCTCTCCAGAACTGGCTATTGCAACTCTTTGGGCAACCGGGCGAACCCAATCGCAAGATCAAAGATATACTGAATGGAACATGGTTGGGGCACGCGTTACATCCTGTTTTCACCGATGTGCCCATTGGTTCCTGGTCAGCTACAATGCTGCTTGATCTTCTCTGGTTATTTGATGAGGATGAAGGGATTGCGCGCGGGGCGGATGCAACGCTGGTGTTGGGTCTGTTGGGGGCAGTGGGTTCGGCGGTAACAGGTGCTGCTGATTGGAGCGACCAGATTGGTGCCGACCGCCGTGTAGGTATGATGCATGGGTTGCTCAATCTTGGCATTACTGCGTTGAATGTTGGCTCCTGGGTTTCGCGACTGACCGGCAGTCGCCGTACTGGAATAGCTCTTTCGACGACAGCCTATTTGACCTCGCTGTTCTCGGCCTATTTAGGCGGCGAACTCAGCTTTGCCAAGGCCGTGGGAGTAAATCATGTTGCTTTTGAAGGCGGCTCCGATGATTACGTCGCCGTTATGGACGAGAAAGACCTGGTCGAAGGCAAACTGACGCGTGTCGATGTCGCCGGTATTCCTGCCGTTCTCTTGAAGCAGGGCAGTACGATCTATGCCATCGGTGCCACCTGCACGCACATGGGCGGTCCACTCGACGAGGGCACGGTTAAAGATGGCGTCGTGCAATGTCCCTGGCATGGTTCGTGTTTCAGAATGAGCGATGGGGCCGTAGTTACTGGCCCAGCCGTGTATGCTGAGGCAAACTTCGCCTTGCGCGTCCGCAATGGCAAAATTGAGTTGAGGCGGCTGGATCACGCTTAA
- a CDS encoding DNA methyltransferase, producing the protein MSGSVYFPPGVVRLPRRFSKLFKSEYSAFHQSIQGFASESDRAQYASLMLIRLMFVYFLQKKSLLDRDTNYLRNQLLSMHENSQENASFYRHFLLRFFHHELTGNERPGSRDTLPASIPALNSNLFDVPELERRNANIDIPNAAFARLFAFLDTFEWQIEESPTCSGNAITPGMLSYIFEKLISQKELGAYYTQTDISEYIARNTILPFLLHAAEKKFPDASHAGGCIWQLLGNDPDRYIYPALKKGHEFPLPESASGQTGWNTPASEPFALPGETWHEVIARRKHYEQLHCMLESGQVRSIDELVTNNLNIAQFAQDIIEHCEQPALLLAFYENLAQLTVLDPTCGSGAFLLAALSVLEPLYDACLSRMEAMLSACDPQTGPGKSAHPTVNEPQRSVFRVILKQMRFYPNRRYFILKSIITNNLYGVDIMQEAVELCKLRLLLKLLSQIERDEAVESLTAIDFNIHTGNILADHSNETGILVGYERDPERLSWFTEFYSIMQNGGFDVIIGNPPYVEYETVSASYKVNDYRTVSTGNLYALTIERCSALLARDGRFGMIVPSSATCTSGYLPLQKILLEQASLHISSFSDQRGKLFDIPHPRLCIILYTKSAHPKRVYSTPYIKLGRELRESLFQRLAYIEVTDLVRPGIIPRYGSSIERTLHMKIHSQARRLGDYVVKAGSNIVYYTRKMSWYVQVTPFIPQILDEHGHVRHPSELKTLVFASSEHANIAFVSLNSNLFYWFVTTGSDCRNLNMREVLGLPLDIERMEHTIRSDLSKLAIDLAQDLQAHSEYRKMNFKDVGRLTIQCIFPGKSKPIIDEVDRVLARHYEFTDEELNFIINYDGKYRN; encoded by the coding sequence ATGAGCGGATCAGTATATTTTCCTCCTGGCGTAGTCCGCCTTCCCAGGCGTTTCTCAAAACTTTTCAAAAGCGAGTATAGCGCTTTTCACCAATCCATTCAGGGCTTTGCTTCTGAGAGCGACCGAGCACAGTATGCGTCCCTGATGCTGATCCGGCTCATGTTCGTCTACTTCTTACAAAAGAAAAGCTTGCTGGATCGCGATACTAACTATCTGCGCAATCAATTGCTTTCGATGCACGAGAATAGTCAGGAAAATGCCTCTTTCTATCGCCATTTTCTTCTACGTTTTTTCCATCATGAATTGACCGGCAATGAGCGTCCAGGATCAAGAGATACACTTCCTGCCAGCATCCCAGCGCTCAATAGTAATCTGTTCGATGTACCCGAATTAGAGCGCCGCAACGCCAATATCGATATACCCAACGCGGCTTTCGCCAGGCTCTTTGCTTTCCTCGATACGTTTGAGTGGCAGATCGAGGAATCTCCTACCTGCTCCGGCAATGCGATCACCCCAGGTATGCTCAGCTATATCTTTGAAAAGCTCATCAGCCAGAAAGAACTGGGCGCTTATTATACGCAAACGGATATATCTGAATATATCGCCAGGAATACTATTCTTCCTTTCCTCTTGCATGCCGCAGAAAAAAAGTTCCCCGATGCTTCTCATGCTGGTGGATGTATCTGGCAATTGCTTGGCAATGATCCAGACCGTTACATCTATCCCGCGCTCAAAAAAGGACACGAATTTCCTTTACCGGAGAGTGCCTCTGGGCAGACCGGGTGGAACACACCGGCAAGCGAGCCATTTGCGCTGCCCGGTGAGACCTGGCATGAAGTCATCGCCCGCCGCAAGCATTACGAGCAACTTCATTGTATGCTGGAGTCCGGCCAGGTGCGCTCTATAGACGAGTTGGTGACAAATAATCTCAATATTGCCCAATTTGCGCAGGATATCATTGAACATTGCGAGCAACCGGCGTTATTGTTAGCTTTTTACGAAAACCTGGCCCAGCTCACCGTGCTTGATCCGACCTGCGGTTCTGGAGCTTTCCTGCTGGCGGCACTTTCTGTCCTTGAGCCGCTCTATGATGCCTGCCTCTCCCGGATGGAGGCTATGCTGAGTGCTTGCGACCCGCAAACTGGGCCAGGGAAATCCGCTCATCCAACAGTGAACGAACCTCAACGCTCCGTCTTCCGCGTCATACTCAAGCAGATGCGGTTCTATCCCAACCGGCGCTACTTCATCCTCAAATCCATCATCACCAACAACCTGTATGGAGTAGATATCATGCAGGAGGCGGTTGAGCTCTGTAAACTGCGCCTGCTGCTCAAACTCCTATCTCAAATTGAGCGGGATGAAGCTGTGGAGTCACTTACGGCTATCGATTTCAATATCCATACCGGCAATATTCTGGCCGATCATAGCAATGAAACAGGCATACTTGTCGGGTACGAGCGAGATCCAGAGCGATTATCATGGTTCACCGAATTCTACAGCATCATGCAAAACGGCGGATTCGATGTAATTATCGGCAACCCACCTTACGTGGAGTATGAGACTGTCAGCGCCTCATATAAAGTGAACGACTATCGAACCGTATCGACCGGCAACCTTTACGCGCTCACCATCGAAAGATGCTCCGCGCTACTGGCGCGAGATGGCCGCTTTGGCATGATCGTTCCATCCTCAGCAACCTGCACCAGCGGCTATTTGCCATTGCAGAAAATCCTGCTGGAGCAAGCATCGCTGCATATCTCCTCATTCAGCGACCAGCGCGGCAAGCTCTTCGATATTCCTCATCCACGGCTCTGCATCATTCTCTACACGAAATCTGCCCATCCGAAACGCGTCTACTCCACGCCCTACATAAAATTGGGACGCGAACTGCGCGAATCGCTCTTTCAACGGCTGGCCTACATCGAAGTCACCGACCTGGTGAGGCCGGGTATTATTCCGCGTTATGGCTCCTCTATTGAACGCACTCTGCATATGAAGATACATAGCCAGGCACGCCGGTTGGGCGATTATGTCGTGAAAGCAGGCAGCAACATAGTTTATTACACGCGCAAAATGAGCTGGTATGTCCAGGTAACCCCTTTTATCCCTCAAATCCTCGATGAACACGGCCATGTCCGCCATCCCTCGGAACTGAAGACGCTCGTCTTCGCATCATCTGAACACGCCAATATTGCCTTCGTCTCCCTCAACTCGAATCTGTTCTACTGGTTCGTCACAACCGGGAGTGATTGCCGCAATCTGAACATGCGCGAGGTGCTGGGATTACCGCTTGACATCGAAAGGATGGAGCATACTATCCGGAGCGATTTATCTAAGCTAGCGATTGATCTCGCCCAGGATTTGCAAGCTCATTCGGAGTACCGGAAGATGAATTTTAAGGATGTGGGGAGGCTCACTATCCAATGCATCTTTCCGGGCAAGTCTAAGCCTATCATTGATGAGGTTGATCGTGTGCTGGCACGACATTATGAATTTACGGATGAGGAGTTGAATTTCATTATCAATTACGATGGGAAGTACCGGAACTAA